One region of Chanodichthys erythropterus isolate Z2021 chromosome 19, ASM2448905v1, whole genome shotgun sequence genomic DNA includes:
- the aldoab gene encoding aldolase a, fructose-bisphosphate, b, whose translation MPHAYPFLSPDQKKELSDIAQRIVAPGKGILAADESTGSVAKRFQSINAENTEENRRLYRQLLFTADDRIKPCIGGVILFHETLYQKTDDGKLFSELIKERGMVVGIKVDKGVVPLAGTNGETTTQGLDGLYERCAQYKKDGADFAKWRCVLKITPTTPSNLAIIENANVLARYASICQMHGIVPIVEPEILPDGDHDLKRCQYVTEKVLAAVYKALSDHHVYLEGTLLKPNMVTAGHSCSHKYAPQEIAMATVSALRRTVPPAVPGITFLSGGQSEEEASVNLSAINQCPLNKPWALTFSYGRALQASALKAWGGKKENGKACQEEFVKRALNNSAAAIGKYVSKGDTGAAAGESLFVANHAY comes from the exons ATGCCTCACGCCTATCCATTCCTGAGCCCCGATCAGAAGAAAGAGCTGAGCGATATTGCTCAGAGAATTGTTGCTCCCGGCAAGGGAATTCTTGCAGCTGATGAGTCCACGG GCAGTGTTGCAAAGCGCTTCCAGAGCATAAACGCTGAGAACACAGAGGAGAACAGAAGGTTGTACCGTCAGTTGCTGTTCACCGCTGACGACCGCATCAAGCCCTGCATCGGTGGAGTCATCCTTTTCCATGAGACTCTCTATCAGAAGACTGATGATGGCAAGCTTTTTTCTGAGTTGATTAAGGAGAGAGGAATGGTGGTAGGAATCAAGGTGGACAAGGGTGTTGTACCTCTGGCCGGCACCAACGGAGAGACAACCACACAGG GTCTGGATGGGCTGTATGAGCGTTGTGCTCAGTATAAAAAAGACGGTGCTGACTTTGCTAAATGGCGCTGTGTGTTGAAGATCACTCCCACTACTCCCTCCAATCTTGCCATTATTGAGAATGCCAATGTTCTGGCCCGCTACGCCAGCATCTGCCAGATG CATGGTATCGTGCCCATTGTGGAGCCAGAGATCCTGCCTGATGGTGACCACGACTTGAAGAGATGCCAGTATGTGACAGAGAAGGTCCTGGCGGCTGTGTACAAGGCTCTGTCAGACCACCACGTGTACCTGGAGGGAACCCTGCTAAAACCCAACATGGTGACCGCCGGTCACTCTTGCTCCCACAAGTACGCCCCTCAGGAaattgccatggcaaccgtCTCCGCCCTGCGTCGCACTGTTCCCCCTGCAGTTCCCG GCATCACCTTCCTGTCTGGAGGCCAGAGTGAGGAGGAGGCCTCGGTCAATCTGAGTGCCATTAACCAGTGTCCCCTGAACAAACCCTGGGCCCTCACCTTCTCTTACGGCCGTGCCCTGCAAGCCTCAGCACTGAAAGCCTGGGGTGGCAAGAAGGAGAATGGCAAGGCCTGCCAGGAGGAATTTGTCAAGAGAGCCTTG AACAACAGCGCAGCAGCCATTGGTAAATATGTCTCCAAAGGAGACACAGGAGCTGCGGCGGGAGAGTCTCTGTTTGTGGCCAACCAtgcttattaa
- the zgc:123217 gene encoding chymotrypsin-like protease CTRL-1: protein MELSVILLSFIALMSMEGSNAQTHDCGVAPLNTRIVGGTDAPVGNWPWQVSVHYNGGHICGGTLIHSQWVMTAAHCIVSTNVNRWTLYLGRETQSTSVANANEVRVGIQFIIVHPKYNNTLYNNDISLMKLSQPVNFTQYIRPVCLASKGSVFHNATTCWATGWGNIGKNQALPVPQTLQEVEIPVVGSSQCSCQYKTVRGVTITPQMICAGRTRKGTCQGDSGGPLQCKQGSVWVQAGITSFGTDQGCAIEGFPEVFSLVSEFNTWVTDNVEGAAIGFVTFSSNGTEGSFTCSSSATLHFSFYSSYIILFTTLISNFLTLIVI, encoded by the exons ATGGAGTTGTCAGTGATCTTGCTCAGCTTCATAGCCTTGATGAGTATGGAGG GCTCAAATGCACAGACACATG ATTGTGGGGTAGCTCCTCTAAATACACGTATAGTTGGCGGCACGGATGCCCCTGTAGGTAACTGGCCTTGGCAGGTCAGTGTTCATTACAATGGCGGACATATCTGTGGGGGAACCCTAATCCACAGCCAATGGGTGATGACGGCTGCTCACTGCATTGTTTC TACTAACGTCAACCGCTGGACATTGTACTTGGGAAGAGAAACCCAGAGCACGTCTGTTGCCAACGCAAATGAAGTGAGAGTTGGTATTCAGTTCATCATCGTCCATCCAAAGTACAACAACACCCTTTACAATAATGACATCTCCCTGATGAAACTGAGTCAACCTGTGAACTTCACTCAATACATTCGTCCGGTCTGCCTGGCATCCAAAGGGAGTGTCTTTCACAATGCCACAACCTGCTGGGCTACAGGTTGGGGAAACATCGGCAAAAACC AGGCGTTGCCTGTTCCTCAGACACTTCAGGAGGTGGAAATCCCAGTTGTGGGCAGCTCACAATGTAGCTGCCAGTACAAGACAGTACGTGGTGTTACAATCACACCACAGATGATTTGTGCTGGGAGAACAAGGAAAGGAACCTGTCAG GGAGATTCTGGAGGTCCATTACAGTGCAAACAGGGTTCTGTGTGGGTCCAGGCTGGGATCACAAGTTTTGGGACGGACCAGGGCTGTGCCATAGAAGGGTTCCCAGAGGTGTTTTCACTTGTTTCTGAGTTCAACACTTGGGTCACAGACAACGTCGAAGGAGCCGCCATTGGCTTTGTGACCTTTTCATCCAACGGCACAGAAGGCAGCTTTACATGCTCTAGCTCAGCCACACTTCACTTCTCATTCTACTCTAGTTATATCATTCTCTTCACTACACTCATCTCAAACTTCCTCACACTCATAGTCATTTAA